The following proteins are co-located in the Paenibacillus sp. JNUCC32 genome:
- a CDS encoding glycerophosphodiester phosphodiesterase: MKKHIKGMAHRGYPSKYPENTLISFQAACDLNFTHLELDVQLSKDGIPVVIHDTSVDRMTDNGAGRVKDLTLAELKQLTIDGTERIPTFEEALDLLKDRIIIDIELKQMGDLYPGMEQLVLDMVKKKGMQGQVFITSFDHYSLERVRQLDDTIGLGLINIGASPAFFPFAKEIHCGYMSIEHQHITEPFIHRCAEEGIQLISWTVNQESDMKLAAQYPSLLICTNELELWAKVSGQNG, encoded by the coding sequence ATGAAAAAACATATTAAAGGCATGGCGCACCGGGGGTATCCAAGTAAATACCCTGAAAATACGTTAATATCTTTTCAAGCAGCTTGCGATTTGAATTTCACTCACCTGGAGTTAGATGTTCAATTAAGCAAGGATGGCATTCCGGTGGTCATCCATGATACTTCTGTCGACCGTATGACTGACAACGGAGCGGGGCGAGTGAAGGACTTGACGCTGGCCGAACTGAAGCAGCTGACGATTGACGGGACGGAGCGCATTCCAACCTTCGAAGAAGCGCTCGATTTATTAAAGGACCGGATCATCATTGATATTGAATTGAAGCAGATGGGCGATCTATACCCGGGGATGGAACAGCTTGTGCTCGATATGGTCAAGAAAAAAGGAATGCAGGGGCAGGTCTTCATCACATCTTTCGACCACTATTCCCTCGAAAGAGTAAGACAGCTTGACGATACAATCGGCCTTGGCCTGATCAACATTGGGGCTTCGCCGGCATTTTTTCCATTTGCCAAAGAGATCCATTGCGGCTACATGTCGATCGAACATCAACATATTACGGAGCCTTTCATCCATCGCTGTGCAGAAGAAGGCATTCAACTCATCTCATGGACAGTTAATCAAGAAAGCGACATGAAATTGGCAGCTCAATATCCTTCCTTGCTTATCTGCACGAACGAGCTGGAACTCTGGGCGAAGGTATCCGGCCAGAACGGGTAG